Proteins co-encoded in one Spirosoma endbachense genomic window:
- a CDS encoding arginine-tRNA-protein transferase translates to MKGTKLDLCLSMGYFRMQQDIFTCHSVLFDNALYSVHWLRITLANVDYGTKQLRLLRSNEKFSVEIKPFVLTEELESLYARYKSAINFDAPYSVESCLLDGDTYNAFDTYVIEVRDGNKLIAAGIFDNGSQSIAGIMNFYHPDYRKYSLGKYLMLQKINYARLQHKAYYYPGYLVSNYPKFDYKLFPCEAATEVFDSNRRSWLPFSWGTITALLA, encoded by the coding sequence ATGAAAGGAACTAAGCTGGATTTGTGCCTGAGTATGGGGTATTTTCGGATGCAGCAGGACATTTTTACCTGCCACTCTGTGCTATTTGATAATGCGCTTTATTCTGTTCACTGGTTGCGTATTACGCTGGCAAATGTTGACTATGGAACAAAGCAACTTAGATTGCTTAGGAGTAATGAGAAATTTTCGGTCGAGATCAAGCCTTTCGTTCTTACCGAAGAATTAGAATCGCTTTATGCGCGATACAAAAGTGCCATTAATTTTGATGCTCCCTATTCTGTAGAAAGCTGCTTGCTGGATGGAGATACCTATAATGCGTTTGATACGTATGTGATTGAAGTGCGGGATGGAAATAAGTTAATTGCAGCCGGAATCTTTGACAATGGCTCACAAAGCATTGCTGGCATTATGAACTTTTACCACCCAGACTATCGAAAGTATAGCTTAGGTAAATACCTCATGCTACAGAAAATTAATTACGCCCGACTTCAGCATAAAGCTTACTACTACCCAGGATACTTAGTTAGTAATTACCCTAAGTTTGATTATAAATTATTTCCCTGTGAAGCAGCAACCGAAGTATTTGATAGCAATAGGAGAAGCTGGTTGCCTTTCTCGTGGGGAACAATAACTGCTTTATTAGCCTGA
- a CDS encoding sialate O-acetylesterase has translation MPTRFASAVGLCILILLLTIRIDVQAQLRLPKLISDGMVLQRDATLKIWGWAKAGEKITIRFNRKTYKTVTAADGKWLLTLPPMPAGGPYSMDILGDTQLMIKDILIGDVWFCSGQSNMVHQMNIHDVTYAKEIAEANYPQIRQFWVPSLTNLQGTQSDLPNGQWKAAVGDDVRPFSAVAYFFAKKIHSAYKVPVGIINASVGGTPIEAWTSEEGLADFSALKATIEKNKDTTYINSLTRPGLTRRAPEPANRPAPPVDLGLAGATKWYDVSYVPKGWHPINVPGYWEDQGIKDLNGVVWYRKEIDIPASMTGKPARVFLGRIVDADELYINGKSVGKTTYMYPQRRYNVAADLLKAGKNVFVVRVTNNAGKGGFVPDKPYCVFAGADTVDLKGTWQYKVGTAYRPFAGVGNPAGGINAQNQPTALYNAMVAPEINYAIKGFCWYQGESNAGKPQEYEGLQVALIHDWRNQWKQGPLPFLYVQLPGFMDYNYQPTESNWARLREAQLKALSVPNTAMAVAIDLGEWNDIHPDNKKGVGDRLALAAMKIAYKENLISSGPLYESASIDGNKLVISFTNTGGDLTTNDGEELSEISIAGPDKKFVWGKAKIDGNKLIVWSDEVPNPQYVRYAWADNPVNPNLYNKEGLPASPFRTDQ, from the coding sequence ATGCCAACCAGATTTGCCTCCGCAGTTGGGTTGTGCATCCTGATTCTGCTCCTGACAATACGTATAGATGTACAGGCTCAACTTCGTTTACCCAAATTAATCAGCGATGGTATGGTGCTGCAACGGGATGCAACGCTCAAGATTTGGGGGTGGGCCAAAGCGGGCGAGAAAATCACCATACGCTTTAACCGAAAGACGTATAAAACCGTAACAGCAGCCGACGGAAAATGGCTACTTACGTTGCCTCCTATGCCAGCGGGTGGACCTTACAGCATGGACATTTTGGGGGATACACAGCTTATGATAAAAGATATCCTGATTGGCGATGTCTGGTTTTGCAGTGGTCAAAGCAACATGGTCCACCAAATGAATATTCATGACGTAACGTACGCCAAAGAAATTGCAGAAGCGAATTATCCACAAATCCGGCAGTTCTGGGTGCCCTCGTTAACAAATCTGCAGGGCACTCAAAGCGATCTTCCAAACGGGCAATGGAAAGCAGCAGTCGGCGACGATGTTCGGCCGTTTTCGGCGGTGGCTTATTTCTTTGCCAAAAAGATTCATTCGGCCTATAAAGTGCCCGTTGGCATCATCAACGCCAGTGTGGGTGGTACGCCCATCGAAGCCTGGACGAGCGAGGAAGGGCTGGCTGATTTTTCAGCATTGAAAGCTACCATTGAAAAGAACAAAGACACGACCTACATCAATAGCCTGACGAGGCCCGGCCTGACCCGAAGAGCACCAGAGCCTGCAAACAGACCGGCTCCGCCCGTTGATTTGGGTCTGGCGGGTGCCACAAAATGGTATGACGTTTCGTATGTACCCAAAGGCTGGCATCCGATCAACGTACCGGGTTATTGGGAAGATCAGGGAATCAAAGACCTCAATGGCGTCGTGTGGTACCGGAAAGAAATCGACATACCCGCTTCGATGACGGGTAAGCCCGCCAGGGTTTTTCTGGGAAGAATCGTCGATGCCGATGAACTCTACATCAACGGTAAATCAGTTGGAAAAACCACTTATATGTATCCGCAACGTCGGTACAACGTTGCAGCTGATCTATTGAAAGCTGGTAAGAATGTGTTTGTCGTACGGGTGACCAACAACGCTGGTAAAGGAGGCTTCGTGCCCGATAAGCCGTATTGTGTTTTTGCGGGTGCAGACACCGTTGATCTGAAAGGAACCTGGCAGTATAAAGTAGGCACTGCCTACCGGCCCTTTGCGGGTGTAGGCAATCCAGCCGGGGGCATCAACGCCCAGAATCAGCCAACGGCGCTCTACAATGCGATGGTAGCCCCGGAAATCAACTACGCCATCAAAGGCTTTTGCTGGTATCAGGGGGAAAGCAACGCCGGTAAACCCCAGGAGTACGAAGGGCTACAGGTGGCCTTGATCCATGACTGGCGAAACCAGTGGAAACAGGGGCCATTGCCCTTTCTGTATGTGCAGCTTCCGGGTTTTATGGACTATAATTACCAACCGACGGAAAGCAACTGGGCCAGGCTGAGGGAAGCGCAACTCAAGGCTCTGTCGGTGCCCAACACGGCTATGGCCGTAGCAATTGATCTGGGCGAATGGAACGATATTCACCCCGATAACAAGAAAGGTGTCGGCGACCGATTGGCCCTGGCCGCTATGAAAATCGCCTACAAGGAAAATCTCATTTCTTCGGGCCCGTTGTATGAATCGGCAAGCATCGACGGCAATAAACTAGTCATCAGTTTTACGAATACAGGCGGTGATTTGACAACCAACGATGGCGAAGAGTTAAGTGAAATCTCCATTGCAGGCCCGGATAAAAAATTCGTCTGGGGCAAGGCTAAAATTGACGGCAATAAACTAATCGTATGGAGTGACGAAGTACCAAATCCCCAATACGTGCGCTACGCCTGGGCCGATAACCCGGTCAACCCGAATCTGTACAATAAAGAGGGCCTACCGGCCTCACCCTTCCGAACCGACCAGTAA
- a CDS encoding glycosyl hydrolase 115 family protein, translating into MIRNLIAGFLILCFSVSGRAQSILSDKSTFAVTDAVIYVDNREPELVKTSATALQEDIERVTGKKIPIVTTIDQVRKNVIAIGTIQQSSFLKYLASQKKISTNAIQGKWEASLTQIIHKPTQDIEQALVVAGTDRRGAAYGVFELSKQFGVSPWYWWADVPVQKRKEIYIKSDVSLTAAPKVKYRGLFINDEAPALSGWTKEKFGGFNHKFYEKFFELILRLKGNYIWPAMWGNAFYADDSLNIKAADKYGVVIGTSHHEPLMRAHDEWRRVGGGQWNYETNQEKLKQFWRDGIKRATNEKIVSIGMRGDGDAPMSRETATALLEHIVADQREIIRDVTGKPAAETPQLWALYKEVQEYYDKGMRVPDDVTLLLSDDNWGNLRKLPRLDEKPRKGGYGIYYHFDYVGGPRNYKWLNTNPLPRIWEQMHLAWEYKVRDIWIVNVGDIKPMEFPISFFLDYAWNPEKIDADALMAYTENWAADQFGKQHASDIAFLLAKYGKYNSRRKPELLDANTYNLLTGEWKAVVDEYMALLKKAEEINDGLPAAYKDAYFQLVLHPIKACANLNAMYYYAALNKQAYSNKQKETNQYADKVKELYTNDSLITRQYHQLNNGKWNHLMSQTHIGYTYWQQPNQQKMPVVQYISTDSTVAGNAIPVQTTRQGMSIAADQYTKAVNTNNINWKVLPDHGRTGSAMTPFPVTASEQKPGGNSPHLQYDVVTDNQGAFTINAYCSPTLNLFRDENGLQYAISVDDEQPQTISLNKEDKTSDKGIWNKWVAENIIIKSSTHKITQSGKHTVKFWMVSPCVVLQKLVLDFGGLEHSYLGPEATLKKNAKQ; encoded by the coding sequence ATGATACGAAACCTGATTGCTGGCTTTTTAATCCTCTGTTTTTCAGTATCTGGCCGGGCGCAAAGCATCCTTTCTGACAAATCCACTTTTGCCGTTACTGACGCGGTGATCTACGTCGATAACCGCGAACCAGAACTTGTAAAAACATCGGCAACAGCCCTGCAGGAGGACATTGAACGGGTTACCGGGAAAAAGATACCCATTGTTACTACGATTGATCAGGTTCGCAAAAACGTGATTGCCATCGGTACGATTCAGCAGTCTTCTTTCCTGAAATACCTGGCTTCGCAGAAAAAAATCAGCACGAATGCCATCCAGGGGAAATGGGAAGCCTCACTAACGCAAATCATCCACAAGCCCACGCAGGATATAGAACAAGCCCTGGTCGTGGCCGGTACTGATCGGCGGGGGGCGGCTTATGGCGTATTCGAACTCTCGAAACAATTCGGCGTTTCGCCCTGGTATTGGTGGGCAGACGTACCCGTTCAAAAACGAAAGGAGATTTACATTAAGAGCGATGTTAGCCTGACAGCTGCGCCGAAGGTAAAATATCGCGGCTTATTCATTAACGATGAAGCCCCGGCGCTTTCCGGCTGGACCAAAGAAAAATTTGGCGGGTTCAACCACAAATTCTACGAGAAGTTTTTTGAGCTGATTCTTCGTCTGAAAGGCAACTACATCTGGCCAGCGATGTGGGGCAACGCTTTTTATGCGGATGACTCGCTGAATATAAAAGCGGCCGATAAATACGGGGTGGTCATTGGCACCTCGCACCACGAACCCCTGATGCGGGCACACGACGAATGGCGGAGAGTCGGCGGTGGCCAATGGAATTATGAAACCAACCAGGAAAAGCTAAAACAGTTCTGGCGCGACGGTATCAAAAGAGCTACCAACGAAAAGATCGTGAGTATTGGCATGCGGGGAGATGGCGACGCACCCATGTCGCGAGAAACGGCTACGGCGCTGCTGGAACATATTGTCGCCGATCAGCGGGAAATTATTCGCGACGTAACGGGCAAACCAGCGGCCGAAACCCCACAGTTATGGGCCTTATATAAAGAGGTACAGGAGTACTATGACAAAGGAATGCGGGTTCCGGACGACGTGACGCTGCTGCTTTCCGACGACAACTGGGGGAATCTTCGCAAACTACCCCGACTGGATGAAAAGCCCCGAAAGGGCGGATATGGCATTTATTATCACTTCGATTACGTGGGTGGTCCGCGAAACTACAAATGGCTGAATACCAATCCACTGCCCCGGATATGGGAACAAATGCACCTAGCCTGGGAATATAAGGTTCGGGATATCTGGATTGTGAATGTGGGCGACATCAAGCCCATGGAATTTCCGATCTCCTTCTTTCTCGACTATGCCTGGAATCCCGAAAAAATCGACGCCGACGCGCTGATGGCCTATACAGAAAACTGGGCGGCTGACCAGTTTGGAAAGCAGCACGCCAGTGACATTGCATTCCTGCTGGCGAAATACGGAAAATACAATTCCCGAAGGAAGCCCGAACTGCTCGATGCCAACACCTACAACCTGCTCACAGGTGAATGGAAAGCAGTAGTTGATGAGTATATGGCTCTTCTGAAAAAAGCGGAGGAAATAAACGACGGATTACCGGCTGCCTATAAAGACGCCTATTTTCAGTTGGTACTGCATCCCATCAAAGCCTGCGCTAACCTGAATGCGATGTATTATTATGCAGCCCTGAATAAGCAGGCATATAGTAACAAACAGAAAGAAACCAACCAGTATGCTGATAAGGTAAAAGAGCTGTACACCAACGATTCGCTGATCACGCGGCAATACCATCAACTCAACAATGGTAAGTGGAATCACCTGATGAGCCAGACTCATATCGGCTATACGTACTGGCAACAGCCTAACCAGCAAAAAATGCCGGTAGTACAGTATATCTCGACCGATTCAACGGTTGCGGGCAATGCTATTCCCGTTCAGACGACCCGGCAGGGAATGTCTATTGCCGCCGATCAGTACACCAAAGCGGTCAATACAAACAATATCAACTGGAAAGTCCTGCCAGATCATGGCCGAACCGGTTCGGCCATGACACCTTTCCCGGTGACGGCCAGCGAACAGAAACCAGGCGGTAATTCACCCCACTTACAGTACGATGTCGTTACGGATAATCAGGGAGCGTTTACGATCAATGCCTATTGCTCGCCCACGTTAAATCTGTTCAGGGATGAAAACGGGCTGCAATATGCCATTTCGGTGGATGATGAACAACCGCAGACCATCAGCCTCAACAAGGAGGATAAAACCAGCGACAAAGGCATCTGGAATAAATGGGTGGCGGAGAACATCATTATCAAATCCAGTACGCATAAAATTACCCAATCCGGAAAGCACACGGTGAAATTCTGGATGGTCAGTCCCTGCGTCGTTCTGCAAAAGCTGGTACTGGATTTCGGTGGTCTGGAGCACAGCTATCTTGGACCGGAAGCAACCCTGAAGAAAAATGCAAAACAATAA
- a CDS encoding endo-1,4-beta-xylanase — protein MEPGYHMAQPTLKEAYKNYFPIGVAVNPRMVQPGPDAELIKAQFNSMTPENAMKMGPIHPEENRYYWNDADAIADFAQQNKIKLRGHTLCWHNQTPRWFFTDSTGKTVSRDLLLARLKRHITDVMGRYKGKIYAWDVVNEAVPDTGTGIYRKTKFYEIIGEDYIEKAFQYAHEADPSAQLFYNDYNTENASKRQRIYQLLKKLKEKGVPINGVGLQAHWSIYEPTKQELDESITKFASLGLKVQFTEVDVSVYPKEHERRARRDTDKSEFTPDMNDKQADHYKMLFEVFRKHRDKITGVTFWNLTDKYSWLDNFPVPGRKDYPLLFDQNGQPKKAYESVVKF, from the coding sequence ATGGAGCCAGGTTACCACATGGCTCAGCCTACCTTAAAAGAAGCTTATAAAAACTATTTTCCCATCGGGGTGGCCGTCAACCCGCGTATGGTGCAACCTGGGCCGGATGCCGAGTTGATTAAAGCCCAGTTTAACAGCATGACGCCCGAAAATGCGATGAAAATGGGGCCCATTCATCCGGAAGAGAACCGCTATTACTGGAATGATGCCGACGCCATCGCCGACTTTGCCCAGCAGAATAAGATCAAGCTGCGGGGCCACACGCTTTGCTGGCACAACCAGACACCACGCTGGTTTTTTACCGACTCAACGGGTAAAACCGTGAGTCGGGACCTGCTGCTGGCCCGGCTGAAGCGGCACATTACCGACGTAATGGGTCGATATAAAGGGAAGATCTATGCCTGGGACGTAGTGAACGAAGCTGTTCCCGATACAGGTACAGGCATTTATCGTAAAACGAAGTTTTACGAAATCATTGGGGAGGACTATATCGAGAAGGCGTTTCAGTATGCCCATGAAGCCGACCCCTCTGCGCAATTGTTTTACAACGATTACAATACCGAAAACGCATCGAAGCGGCAACGGATCTACCAATTACTAAAGAAGCTCAAAGAAAAAGGAGTTCCCATCAACGGAGTGGGTTTACAGGCTCACTGGTCTATCTACGAGCCTACTAAACAGGAGCTTGACGAGTCGATCACTAAGTTTGCCAGCCTGGGTTTAAAGGTGCAGTTCACGGAAGTTGACGTATCTGTTTACCCGAAAGAACACGAGCGTCGGGCCCGTCGCGATACCGACAAAAGCGAGTTTACACCCGACATGAACGACAAACAGGCGGACCACTACAAAATGCTGTTCGAGGTATTTCGCAAGCACCGCGACAAGATCACGGGCGTTACGTTCTGGAATCTGACCGACAAATATTCCTGGCTGGACAATTTTCCGGTTCCGGGTCGCAAAGATTATCCGTTGCTATTCGATCAGAACGGACAGCCCAAAAAAGCGTATGAGAGCGTAGTGAAGTTCTAA
- a CDS encoding glucuronyl esterase domain-containing protein, whose product MQKYLVFALSIALSYRSVAQQIVIDSSKYPPLKTWTAIQDQANMMQQLGIKKLRPGPSPNESEPNHANYDEAQADPCPQLPDVLTTKNGKKVTTSDQWWKVRRPELIEDFEQEMYGRVPKNVPKVTWITKVTDNELVGRIPVVAKHLIGRVDNSDYPLISVNINMVLVLPQNVKGPVPVLMMFGFLPPTLPAPAQPSLADMEKINTTFKEMMIRQNPEMKAIFDRYPAYAPITRLPGPNFFAPAPNGDSPPTEQLLAAGWGYCTLETSSIQADNGAGLTRGIIGLVNKGQARKPDDWGALRAWAWGASRALDYLETEPQVNARQIGIEGVSRYGKAALVTMAFDQRFGLVLIGSSGKGGTTLQRRVFGEAVESLANSGGYHWMAGNYLKYATEESSFGRKTGCDLPVDSHELLALCAPRPTFVSYGIPEKGDAKWLDQTGSYKATVAAGPVFKLLGAKDLGVSDNYTTEKMPPVLTGLTDGELAWRQHNGGHTDAPNFQFFIPWASKLLRYERTNK is encoded by the coding sequence ATGCAGAAATACCTGGTGTTTGCACTGTCTATCGCCTTGTCTTACAGGAGTGTAGCGCAGCAGATTGTCATCGACAGCAGCAAGTACCCTCCGCTTAAGACCTGGACGGCTATTCAGGATCAGGCCAACATGATGCAGCAACTGGGCATCAAAAAATTAAGACCCGGTCCAAGTCCCAACGAATCGGAGCCTAATCACGCGAATTACGACGAAGCTCAGGCAGACCCCTGTCCGCAGTTGCCCGATGTACTGACCACGAAGAATGGGAAAAAAGTAACCACGTCCGATCAGTGGTGGAAGGTCCGTCGCCCCGAACTGATCGAAGATTTTGAGCAGGAAATGTATGGCCGGGTCCCTAAAAACGTACCGAAAGTAACCTGGATCACAAAAGTTACAGACAACGAACTGGTAGGCCGCATTCCGGTAGTAGCCAAACACCTGATTGGTCGGGTCGATAACAGCGACTACCCGTTGATCAGCGTAAACATCAACATGGTTTTGGTCCTGCCGCAGAATGTGAAAGGTCCGGTACCCGTCTTGATGATGTTCGGTTTTCTGCCCCCGACCTTACCTGCCCCAGCCCAGCCTTCGCTCGCTGACATGGAAAAAATCAATACGACATTCAAGGAGATGATGATCAGGCAAAATCCTGAGATGAAGGCCATTTTTGACAGGTATCCGGCTTATGCGCCTATCACAAGGTTACCGGGTCCCAATTTCTTTGCCCCCGCCCCGAACGGCGATTCTCCACCGACCGAACAACTGCTGGCGGCAGGCTGGGGTTATTGTACGTTAGAAACCAGCAGTATTCAAGCCGATAACGGTGCCGGTCTGACAAGGGGAATCATTGGGTTAGTGAACAAAGGTCAGGCCCGCAAACCCGACGATTGGGGAGCCTTGCGTGCCTGGGCATGGGGAGCATCCCGCGCCTTAGACTATTTAGAGACCGAACCCCAGGTGAATGCCAGACAGATTGGTATTGAAGGCGTGTCGCGGTATGGCAAAGCAGCTTTAGTAACCATGGCCTTCGATCAGCGTTTTGGCCTGGTTTTAATCGGTTCATCGGGAAAAGGAGGGACGACCCTACAGCGCCGGGTTTTCGGTGAAGCCGTTGAAAGCCTTGCCAACAGCGGAGGCTATCACTGGATGGCTGGTAATTACTTAAAATATGCGACTGAAGAATCGTCTTTTGGCCGGAAGACCGGTTGCGACCTTCCGGTTGACTCGCACGAATTACTGGCCCTTTGTGCCCCACGACCGACCTTTGTCAGTTATGGGATACCCGAAAAAGGTGATGCCAAATGGCTCGACCAGACTGGGAGCTATAAGGCTACGGTAGCCGCCGGGCCGGTATTCAAACTGCTGGGAGCAAAGGACTTGGGAGTGAGTGACAATTATACGACCGAAAAAATGCCACCCGTACTAACTGGCCTGACGGACGGTGAACTGGCCTGGCGGCAGCACAATGGTGGTCATACGGATGCGCCTAATTTCCAGTTTTTCATCCCCTGGGCCAGTAAACTGCTACGGTATGAACGGACAAATAAATAG
- a CDS encoding M13 family metallopeptidase codes for MKRLLCICLMLFLAGACKQASIMHTKRVVITGIDASKKPGDDFFSYANAIWYDTARIPASQTGVGSYSFMNFPQRIRLQGILDSVSADKHPAGSLEQKVGDFYASGMDTSAINKRGYEPIKPLLARIDAVTDIRSLLTLVAEEQKVSDRSIIGFYVGPDNRQSTINIAQFSQTGIGLPEREYYFKTDSSTLSIQKAYRNYLTRLFALTGTDATTAEKNATVTYDIEKQLATAHRTNIERRDVKANYNKLAVADLAKKQPTLNWTMLLNDLGLKVDSVNVAQPAYYDKLNTLLTSVSIGDWKVYLKAHALTNYSNFLSQPFVDASFAYAKILTGQAVKKTRAEDMTQAVDGSLGDALAQLYVKKYFPEEARKRIAVLVDNLKKAFEARINRLDWMSDSTKAKAKEKLYAFSQKIGYPDKWRDYSKADIKRDAYFENRLSTNKNDYIYSLAKVGQRVDRTEWHTTPPTVTAYNNPPLNEIVFPAGILQAPYFDVNADDALNYGGIGMVIGHEITHSFDDQGAQYDKYGNVTNWWTKVDYEKFKAKTQQVIDQYNKFTVLDSVHVKGALTVGENTADIAGVAIAYDAFKLTEQGKDTTKLDGFTPDQRFFISIARIWRVKTRDAYMGMYVNTNPHSPARWRVNGPLMNFTPFYNAFNVQPGDKMYKPENERIIVW; via the coding sequence ATGAAAAGACTACTATGTATCTGTCTAATGCTGTTTTTGGCAGGCGCGTGTAAGCAAGCTTCTATTATGCATACGAAACGCGTAGTCATAACGGGAATAGACGCTTCCAAAAAACCCGGAGATGATTTTTTTTCGTACGCCAACGCTATTTGGTATGATACTGCCCGGATACCGGCCAGTCAAACAGGGGTGGGATCTTATTCCTTTATGAATTTTCCCCAACGCATACGGCTGCAGGGGATTCTGGACAGCGTTTCGGCAGACAAACATCCGGCGGGAAGTCTCGAGCAAAAGGTGGGTGATTTTTATGCGTCGGGAATGGATACGTCCGCCATTAATAAACGCGGGTATGAACCCATCAAGCCACTGCTTGCCCGCATCGATGCTGTGACCGATATTCGTTCGTTATTAACATTGGTGGCCGAAGAACAAAAAGTAAGTGATAGGTCCATTATTGGTTTTTATGTAGGCCCCGACAACAGGCAGAGTACGATCAATATTGCTCAGTTTTCTCAAACCGGCATTGGCTTGCCAGAACGGGAGTATTATTTCAAGACCGATTCGTCAACTCTTTCGATTCAAAAAGCGTACAGAAACTATCTCACTCGCTTGTTTGCATTGACCGGGACTGATGCAACTACCGCGGAGAAAAACGCAACGGTTACCTACGACATTGAAAAACAATTGGCAACCGCCCATCGAACCAATATTGAACGCAGGGATGTAAAGGCGAACTACAATAAACTGGCGGTCGCTGATCTTGCCAAAAAACAGCCGACCCTAAACTGGACAATGTTGTTAAACGACCTAGGTCTAAAGGTTGATTCGGTCAACGTAGCCCAACCGGCTTATTATGACAAGTTGAATACGCTGCTGACATCCGTTTCCATCGGTGATTGGAAAGTCTATTTAAAAGCGCATGCACTAACCAACTATTCGAACTTTTTAAGCCAACCGTTTGTGGATGCGTCTTTTGCGTATGCCAAAATTCTGACCGGACAAGCGGTTAAGAAAACACGAGCCGAAGATATGACCCAGGCAGTCGATGGCTCGCTCGGCGATGCGCTGGCCCAGTTATACGTAAAAAAATACTTTCCGGAAGAAGCCAGGAAACGGATAGCCGTCCTGGTCGACAACCTCAAAAAAGCATTTGAAGCCCGCATCAACAGGCTGGACTGGATGAGTGATTCTACGAAGGCAAAGGCGAAAGAAAAACTGTATGCTTTCTCCCAGAAGATCGGTTATCCTGATAAATGGAGAGATTATTCGAAGGCGGATATAAAAAGAGACGCTTATTTTGAAAATCGGTTGTCGACAAATAAAAACGATTATATCTACAGCCTGGCTAAAGTAGGACAGCGGGTCGACAGAACCGAATGGCATACGACTCCGCCAACGGTAACGGCTTACAACAATCCTCCGCTCAATGAAATTGTTTTCCCGGCCGGTATCTTACAAGCTCCTTATTTCGATGTGAATGCCGATGATGCGCTTAACTATGGCGGTATCGGTATGGTGATTGGTCACGAAATAACGCACTCGTTTGACGATCAGGGAGCACAGTATGATAAATACGGCAACGTGACCAACTGGTGGACCAAAGTCGACTATGAAAAATTCAAAGCGAAAACCCAGCAGGTGATTGATCAATACAATAAGTTTACCGTGCTGGATTCAGTGCATGTAAAAGGTGCCTTAACTGTAGGGGAAAACACCGCCGACATTGCCGGGGTTGCCATTGCCTACGATGCCTTTAAATTGACCGAACAAGGAAAAGACACGACGAAACTGGATGGCTTTACACCCGACCAACGTTTCTTCATCTCGATAGCCAGGATATGGCGGGTAAAAACCAGGGACGCGTATATGGGCATGTATGTAAACACGAATCCGCACTCACCGGCAAGGTGGCGTGTGAATGGCCCTCTGATGAACTTCACGCCTTTTTACAACGCATTTAATGTGCAACCGGGCGATAAAATGTATAAGCCTGAAAATGAACGTATAATCGTTTGGTAG